The Stigmatella aurantiaca genome segment CTGCCCGCGCTCGGGAAAGAGGCGGGGGGCGAGCGCCGTCCAGGGAAGCAGCGCCACGTGGGTGATGAGCATCCGCTGACGGATAAGGTCCGGGAAGTTGAAGCCGGGGGCCTCCACGCGCTGAAAGCCGAACGGAAAGCGGGAGAAGATGTCCCCCGCGTAGTCGGAGACCACCGCCGTCTGCCAGCCCGCGTCTCCCAGCACCGTCGCGAGCGTGGTGAGCCGGGCCTCGCGCGCCTCGCGGCCCACGAGCGTATGGCGGATGGGGTGCTCACCCGCCCACTGGGAGGTGAGGAGGGTGGCCCACGAGGGACCCGTCCGGGGAATCTGGACCACCGTCTCCCGGAACTGCGAGCCCTCGCGCATCAGCGCATCGATGTGAGGCGTCGTGGGGCGGGCGTACCCGTTGCCGCTGAAGTGGCCGGGCCGCAGGCCGTCGGAGGCCAGGATGAGCAGGTTGGGACGGGGGCTTGTCCGGGGAGAAGGGGGCTCCTGGAAGCGCCACCCCGCGTAGCCCAGCATCAGCAGCGCCACCAGGGCCGCGGGTGCCCAGCCCCACCGGCGCGGCCGCACGCCCCCGCTGACGAGAATGGCCAGGGGCACCCAGGCGGCCGTCAGGAGCGCCGCCACCCGCCACGGGGTGGGGGAGGTGCCGCTCATCGCCAGCAGCAGGGCCTTCGTCCACGCCGCGCGCCCGTACAGGGTGGCGGCGTAGAGGTGAGGGTGGTGCGCCATGTCCGCCAGCACCCAGGGAATCTCGGTGGCAAGGCACGCAAGCGCGCTGCCCCAGAACACGGCGCGGCGGCTCACCCGGAGCGCCCACAGCCCCGCGCCCATCCACGCCCCCAGGGCCATTCCCAGCACCGTGTACGCGAGGATCAGCCGGCCCACCTGGCCCAGCACCACCCCCCGGAACTCGTTCCAGACGCGGTCCTGCAGGGCCGCGCTCTCGTTTCCCTGGTATCCCAGCTTCATGTTGAGCAGGGCACACAGCGTGTAGAGGGCGATGAAGACCAACAGGCCGGCCCGGCAGCCGAGCAGGAGTGAGCGAGCGAAGGAGGGACGAATCCGGGACGTCATCAGAGGGGCCCCAGCCTGCCCAATCTCACGGCGAGGGTGGCTGGACTTCGCGGAGGATTGACAGCGAGTGAACTCCCTTGGCTGGGGCACTCGGCCAAGCGCCTTCCGGGGCCCGGTGTTACCTCTTCACCCCAGGTCCCGGCTGTGGCACAAAAATGGCCGAGGCCGATTTTCCGGCCCTGGAGCGAACGGCTGGCGCTCGACTGGCGGCCTGCCGTCCAGGGCCCTATGGTGCCTGGGCTCTCTTTGACTGACCGCTGCTTCTGAACCGCCATGTCCTTTACCCATCTCCACCTGCACACCCTGTACTCCCTCCTGGATGGCGCCATCCGGATGAAGGACCTCATCAAGACGGTGAAGGAGAAGGGGATGTCGAGCGTGGCCGTGACGGACCACGGCAACATGTTCGCCACCATCGACTTCTACAAGAAGGCGAAGGATGCCGGTATCAAGCCCATCATCGGTATGGAGGCGTACGTCGCCGGCACCAAGGGCCGGGAGGACCGCTCGGAGAAGGTCGCCCACCACCTCATCCTGGTGGCCCAGAACGCCGAGGGCTACGCGAACCTGCGCTACCTGTCGTCCACGGCGTACATGGACGGCTTCTACTACCACCCGCGCATCGACAAGAAGGTGCTGGCCCAGCACAGCAAGGGGCTCTTCGCGCTCACCGCGTGCCTGGGCGGTGAGGTGACCAGCGCCTGCTTCCGCGGGGACATGGACCACGCCCGGCGCGCGGCCACCGAGTACAAGGACATCTTCGAGCCGGGCCACTTCTTCCTCGAGGTGCAGTCCAACGGCATCCCCGAGCAGGACAAGGCCAACGAGAACCTCAAGCAGCTCAGCCGGGACCTGGACATCCCGCTGTGCGCCACCGCGGACGCGCACTACATCAAGCGCGAGGACGCGCGCGCGCACGAGTTGCTCATGTGCATCGCCAGCGGCAAGACGCTGGCGGACGGCAAGCGCCTGCGGCACTCCACGGACAAGCTCTACGTGACGAGCCCCCAGGAGATGCTGGAGTTCTTCAAGGACATCCCCGAGGCCGTTCACAACACCCAGGTCATCGCCGACCAGTGCAACCTGGAGCTCAAGCTGGGCAAGCCCATGCTGCCCACCTTCAAGGTGCCCGACAGCCACACGCCGGACAGCTACATGGCGGAGCTGGCCTTCGAGGGGCTCCACGAGCGCTTCAAGGAGCTGCACCACGCCGGGGCCAAGTTCGACCCGGACATGTACCGCGCGCGCCTCAACCTGGAGCTGGGCGTCATCCAGAAGATGGGCTTCAGCGGCTACTTCCTCATCGTCCAGGACTTCATCAACTGGGCCAAGAAGGCCAACATCCCCGTGGGGCCGGGCCGTGGCTCCGGCGCAGGCTCCCTGGTCGCGTACGCGCTGCGCATCACCGACCTGGATCCGCTGCCCTACAACCTCCTCTTCGAGCGCTTCCTCAACCCCGAGCGCGTGTCGATGCCGGACTTCGATATCGACTTCTGCCAGGACCGGCGCGACGAGGTCATCAAGTACGTCTCGCACAAGTACGGGGAGATGAACGTCGGGCAGATCATCACCTTCGGCAGCTTGAAGGCCAAGAGCGTGCTGCGCGACGTGTGCCGCGTGTTCGGCCTGCCCTTCAGCGAAGGCGACCGCATCGCCAAGCTCGTGCCCGAGGTGCTCGGCATCACCCTGAAGGACGCCATCGAGCAGGAGCCGCGCCTCAAGGAGATGATGGAGAAGCCCTCCAACGTCGGCGAGGTGGACGGCAAGCCCGTCACCACCAAGGACGTGCTGGAGATCGCCCTGGCGCTGGAGGGGCTGCACCGCCAGCCCGGCATGCACGCGGCCGGTGTCGTCATCGCCGACAAGCCGCTGTGGGAGTTCGTCCCCGTCTACCAGCCCCCGGGTGAGAAGACGCTCATCACCCAGTTCGCCAAGGACGAGGTGGAGGCCGCCGGGCTGGTGAAGTTCGACTTCCTCGGCCTCAAGACGCTCACCGTCATCCAGAACGCGCTGGACCTCATCAACCGCAACCCGCCCAACGGGAAGGTGCTCGAGCGGCAGGACATCCCCCTGCACGACGAGAAGATGTGGAAGCTGATGGCCGCGGGCGACACGGCCGGCGTGTTCCAGATGGAGTCCAGCGGCTTCACCGAAATGGTGATGAAGCTGCGGCCCTCCTGCTTCGAAGACGTCATCGCCGCGGGCGCGCTCTACCGGCCGGGTCCTCTGGACTCCGGCATGGTGGACGTCTTCATCAACCGCAAGCACGGCCGCGAGCCGGTGACGTACCCGCACCCCGCGCTGGAGCCGGTGCTCAAGGACACCTACGGCGTCATCGTCTACCAGGAACAGGTGATGCAGATCTCCCAGGTGCTGGGAGGCTACACCCTGGGCCGCGCGGACCTGCTGCGCCGCGCGATGGGCAAGAAGAAGGCCGAGGTGATGCAGGCCGAGCGCGCCGGCTTCCTCGAGGGCTGCAAGAAGAACAACGTCGACCTGAAGGTCGCCGGGGAAATCTTCGACCTGATGGAGAAGTTCGCCGAGTACGGCTTCAACAAGAGCCACTCGGCCGCCTACGGCCTCATCACCATCCACACCGCGTGGCTGAAGGCGCACTACCCGGTGGAGTTCATGGCCGCCCTTCTCACCAGTGAGAAGGACAACACCGACAAGGTGGTGCGGCACATCGGCGAGGCGCGCGAGGCGGGGCACCAGGTGCTGCCGCCCGACGTGAACCAGTCGGACATGGCCTTCGGCGCGGTGGACGGGAAGATCCGCTTCGGCCTGGGCGCCATCAACGGCGTGGGCGAGGGCGCCATCGAGTCCATCGTGGAGGCGCGCAAGGACGGCCCCTTCAAGGGCCTGTTCGACTTCTGCGAGCGCGTGGACAGCCGCCGCGTCAACCGCAAGGTGCTGGAGGCGCTGGTCAAGGCCGGGGCCTTCGACTTCGAGAAGCGTCCCCGCCGCCAGCTCTTCGAGTCCATCGAGCGGGCGATGAACCGGGGCGCCGCCAGCCAGAAGGACAAGGCCGCGGGGCAGAGCTCCCTGTTCGGGATGCTGGCGGGGCCTGCCGCAGGCAACGGCGGCGGGATGAAGGACGAGTTCGTGCAGACCGACGAGTGGCCCGAGAAGGAGCGCCTGGCGTTCGAGAAGGACGCCATCGGCTTCTACGTGTCGGGCCACCCGCTGCACCAGTACGAGAAGGAGCTGAAGCGCTACGCCCGGCCCGTGACGGCGGTGCAGCGCGCCCGGCGTGACGAGAAGATCACCGTGGGCGGCATCGTCGCGGCGATGCGCGAGCGGCCGACGAAGACGGGCAAGCGCATGGCCTGGGTGACGCTGGAGGACCTGTCGGGCTCCATCGAGCTGGTGTGCTTCCCGGGGAAGGAAGGCGGCCGCTCGATGATGGGCAAGGACGGCAAGTGGACCAAGGGCGGGCCCAAGCCCGGGTACGAGAACTGGGAGACGCTGCTCAAGGGGGATGATCCCATCCTGGTCTCGGGCTCGGTGCAGATCAGCCAGCGCGACGAGGAGTCGCCCACCGCGGAGCTCATCGTCGAGGACATCCAGAGCCTGAAGGTGGTGCGCGAGAAGCGCACGAAGCGGCTGGAACTGCGCGTGCCCGCGGACCTGCTCACCGAGGAGCGGCTGTCCAAGCTGACCCAGCTCGGCAAGCAGTACGCGGGCGCCACGCCCGTGGCGGTGAGCGTGCTGTTCCCCGGCGAGGCCGAGGCCCTCATTGGCGGCACGGCGCTCAAGGTCCAGGTGAGCGACGAGCTGCTGCTCGCCGTGGACAAGCTCTTCGGGATGAAGGTGGTGGAGCTGGGCTGAGCCCCCGGGCGGATTCGCTGTCAGGGAGCGCGCCGGGGCCTCGTCGTCGTAGCATCTGATGGCCCAGGAGCAAGTCACCCATGAGCAGCGATGACCTCAAGGCCCGCCCGTCGTCTCACCCAGTGGGCTCTCGGGACGAGAGCGGCTATCCAGCTTTCCTGGAACGTCTCCAGACGGCCTTCGAGGGGCACCTCGCCCACCATCGGCTGTTCACCACGGATGCCACCGGACTCTGGGAGGCCTATCTCGCCGCCTTCCCCGAGGAGGCACGCCAGCACCACACCTGCAGTGCCTGCCGCCGGTTCGTCGAGCGTTTCGGCGCTCTGGTGACCCTCGATGACCAGGGCATCCAGCGCAGTCCCTTCTGGGACGAGCACCTGGCCACGCCCATGATGTTCGCCCCCGTGGAGCGGCTGCGGACCTTGGCCGAGAAGGCGCGCGTCACCGGCGTGTTCCTGTCATCTCAGCCTGTCTGGGGTACTCCGGTAACGGGCGCTTGGAAGCATCTGGCCGTGCGGGTGCCCCAGGCCTACGTCTTCCGGCCCAGCCTGCTGGATGCCCACCAGCGGATGGCCGAGCTGCGGGAGCACTACCGCTGCCTGAATGTGGCGCTTGGCGAGTTCCACACTGATTTGCTGAAGCAGGCCCAGACCGTCCTTCGGGCGGATGCCCTCTCTCGCTCCGAGAAGTTCATCGGCGTGGTGGAGTGGCTCCTCGCCCGGCAAGACGAGCGCAAGCAGCCCCATGGCCACAACCTGCTCTGGAAGGCGGTCGCCTCGGCCCCGGCGGGCTTCTGCACGCCGCGCGCTTCCATGGTCGGCACGCTGCTGGAGGATCTCGCGGCGGGCCTTCCGTTCGAGACGGTCCAGTCAAGGTTCGACGCCAAGATGCACCCGCTCCAATACCAGCGCCCGCAGGCGGCGCCGTCCGCCGGAAACATCCAGCAGGCCGAGGCGGCGATCGCGAAGCTGGGGCTCGCGCCCTCGTTGGAGCGCCGGTTCGCCACGCTCGCGGATGTTCACCTCACCTGGACGCCAGCGGGAAACAAGCCTGAGCCAGCCCGGGGCATCTTTGGCCATCTTCGGACCAAGGAGGAGCAGCGCCGGGAGCTGCGCCTGCCCGGCAAGACCCTGACGTGGGTGAAGTTCCGCGACACGGTCCTGCCCACGGCCGAGCGAATGCAGCTGCGGGTTCCCTCCAGCAGCACGGCATTCT includes the following:
- the dnaE gene encoding DNA polymerase III subunit alpha, with the translated sequence MSFTHLHLHTLYSLLDGAIRMKDLIKTVKEKGMSSVAVTDHGNMFATIDFYKKAKDAGIKPIIGMEAYVAGTKGREDRSEKVAHHLILVAQNAEGYANLRYLSSTAYMDGFYYHPRIDKKVLAQHSKGLFALTACLGGEVTSACFRGDMDHARRAATEYKDIFEPGHFFLEVQSNGIPEQDKANENLKQLSRDLDIPLCATADAHYIKREDARAHELLMCIASGKTLADGKRLRHSTDKLYVTSPQEMLEFFKDIPEAVHNTQVIADQCNLELKLGKPMLPTFKVPDSHTPDSYMAELAFEGLHERFKELHHAGAKFDPDMYRARLNLELGVIQKMGFSGYFLIVQDFINWAKKANIPVGPGRGSGAGSLVAYALRITDLDPLPYNLLFERFLNPERVSMPDFDIDFCQDRRDEVIKYVSHKYGEMNVGQIITFGSLKAKSVLRDVCRVFGLPFSEGDRIAKLVPEVLGITLKDAIEQEPRLKEMMEKPSNVGEVDGKPVTTKDVLEIALALEGLHRQPGMHAAGVVIADKPLWEFVPVYQPPGEKTLITQFAKDEVEAAGLVKFDFLGLKTLTVIQNALDLINRNPPNGKVLERQDIPLHDEKMWKLMAAGDTAGVFQMESSGFTEMVMKLRPSCFEDVIAAGALYRPGPLDSGMVDVFINRKHGREPVTYPHPALEPVLKDTYGVIVYQEQVMQISQVLGGYTLGRADLLRRAMGKKKAEVMQAERAGFLEGCKKNNVDLKVAGEIFDLMEKFAEYGFNKSHSAAYGLITIHTAWLKAHYPVEFMAALLTSEKDNTDKVVRHIGEAREAGHQVLPPDVNQSDMAFGAVDGKIRFGLGAINGVGEGAIESIVEARKDGPFKGLFDFCERVDSRRVNRKVLEALVKAGAFDFEKRPRRQLFESIERAMNRGAASQKDKAAGQSSLFGMLAGPAAGNGGGMKDEFVQTDEWPEKERLAFEKDAIGFYVSGHPLHQYEKELKRYARPVTAVQRARRDEKITVGGIVAAMRERPTKTGKRMAWVTLEDLSGSIELVCFPGKEGGRSMMGKDGKWTKGGPKPGYENWETLLKGDDPILVSGSVQISQRDEESPTAELIVEDIQSLKVVREKRTKRLELRVPADLLTEERLSKLTQLGKQYAGATPVAVSVLFPGEAEALIGGTALKVQVSDELLLAVDKLFGMKVVELG
- a CDS encoding sulfatase family protein, translating into MTSRIRPSFARSLLLGCRAGLLVFIALYTLCALLNMKLGYQGNESAALQDRVWNEFRGVVLGQVGRLILAYTVLGMALGAWMGAGLWALRVSRRAVFWGSALACLATEIPWVLADMAHHPHLYAATLYGRAAWTKALLLAMSGTSPTPWRVAALLTAAWVPLAILVSGGVRPRRWGWAPAALVALLMLGYAGWRFQEPPSPRTSPRPNLLILASDGLRPGHFSGNGYARPTTPHIDALMREGSQFRETVVQIPRTGPSWATLLTSQWAGEHPIRHTLVGREAREARLTTLATVLGDAGWQTAVVSDYAGDIFSRFPFGFQRVEAPGFNFPDLIRQRMLITHVALLPWTALAPRLFPERGQFPELTDPSPLLQASRRTLAGFTPEAPFAFLVFGSATHFPYAAPFPHEGRFVAQGYEGPWRFGASPQMEVPPDAPPPTPEDVAALVANYDAGLVTFDAFVGQMLAELERRGLQDSTLVVLLSDHGEYLSEPGRGLGHGDHLWGHEALRVPFVLRFPGHVAEGRTVTSRVRSLDVAPTLLELLGVPAPETFRGQSLAPLIAPGAPAAEVPELPALIETDLWFTNQDGQPYQQVRLPYPGVYEIATVEPPRGDIVLKPEWEATVEAAKHRGLYLGRWKLLELPTPQGVKVELYDVVADPTERQDVAAQHPEVVVSLRERLARERTWKRETR